Proteins encoded within one genomic window of Amycolatopsis nigrescens CSC17Ta-90:
- a CDS encoding helix-turn-helix domain-containing protein produces MRELSSSPAREPVGARLRRLRTERELTQRALAEPHYTAAYVSSVESGRRMPSGDAVAHFADRLGLDPNELRTGRSPRQVVWLDLTLAEAAQGVLGGVEGAEDRLRAVLAEADRLGQARQSGLARLWLAGLATGDDRARYVKEAESALAGDTALNRALAVPSRAALLIEAGEPHYAVHLLQACHDELVRDGYPDPGTLLSLRAHLADGQLRLGNLERAGEYAALALGVARLDSTGLTELTGHYLSLCRTQLAAGAVGQAAVAAAQAIDALHERALRPALARCLEARARARRRTGDPRGALTDLLTARDVAPADRAVTVQLAEVNRELGAHHAAADLLAEALREIPADDPLAAAVRYELGALASARGEFPKAEKHLRAAIDLAVQLDARETLANALELAGGLLRTQGRLDDAADLLRDGLLSLGAAPH; encoded by the coding sequence GTGCGGGAGCTGAGTTCGAGCCCCGCACGGGAGCCGGTCGGCGCCCGGCTGCGCAGGCTGCGCACCGAGCGCGAGCTGACCCAGCGGGCGCTGGCCGAGCCGCACTACACCGCCGCCTATGTGTCCTCTGTGGAGAGTGGCAGGCGGATGCCGTCGGGAGACGCGGTGGCGCATTTCGCCGACCGGCTCGGCCTCGATCCCAACGAGTTGCGCACGGGTCGTTCACCCCGGCAGGTGGTGTGGCTCGACCTCACGCTGGCCGAAGCCGCCCAGGGCGTGCTGGGCGGCGTCGAAGGCGCTGAGGACCGGTTGCGCGCGGTGCTCGCGGAGGCCGACCGGCTCGGCCAGGCGCGACAGTCCGGGCTGGCCAGGCTCTGGCTGGCCGGCCTCGCCACCGGCGACGACCGGGCGCGTTACGTCAAGGAAGCCGAATCCGCGCTGGCCGGGGACACCGCGCTGAACCGCGCGCTGGCCGTGCCGAGCCGGGCCGCGCTGCTGATCGAAGCCGGTGAGCCGCACTACGCGGTGCATCTGCTCCAAGCCTGTCACGACGAGTTGGTGCGCGACGGCTATCCCGACCCCGGCACGCTGCTCTCGCTGCGGGCGCACCTCGCCGACGGCCAGCTCCGGCTCGGCAACCTCGAACGCGCGGGCGAGTACGCGGCACTCGCGCTCGGCGTCGCCAGGCTCGACTCCACCGGTCTCACCGAACTCACCGGGCACTACCTGAGCCTGTGCCGCACCCAGCTGGCTGCCGGCGCGGTCGGCCAGGCCGCCGTTGCCGCCGCACAGGCCATCGACGCGCTGCACGAGCGGGCCCTGCGTCCGGCGCTGGCCCGCTGCCTCGAAGCCCGCGCCAGGGCACGGCGTCGCACCGGCGACCCGCGCGGCGCGCTCACCGACCTGCTCACCGCGCGGGACGTCGCCCCGGCGGACCGGGCCGTCACCGTGCAGCTGGCCGAGGTCAACCGCGAACTCGGCGCGCACCACGCGGCCGCGGACCTGCTCGCCGAAGCGCTGCGCGAGATCCCGGCCGACGACCCGCTGGCCGCCGCCGTCCGCTACGAACTCGGCGCCCTCGCGTCCGCGCGCGGCGAGTTCCCCAAGGCGGAGAAGCATTTGCGGGCCGCGATCGACCTGGCCGTCCAACTGGACGCCCGCGAAACCCTCGCCAACGCGCTCGAACTGGCCGGCGGACTGCTTCGTACGCAGGGACGTCTCGACGACGCGGCGGATCTTCTCCGCGACGGCCTCCTCTCCCTCGGCGCAGCTCCCCACTAA